A region from the Variovorax sp. RKNM96 genome encodes:
- the panC gene encoding pantoate--beta-alanine ligase encodes MHIAHTIAELRDHLSAFKRPAFVPTMGNLHDGHIALITQAKPLGDVTVASIFVNRLQFLPHEDFDTYPRTWESDCARLRDAGCDVLFAPDEKALYPEPQTCKVHPDPALADILEGHFRPGFFIGVCTVVMKLFTCVQPRVAVFGKKDYQQLMMIRHMVRQFALPIEIVGSETFRADDGLALSSRNGYLNETERAEAVQLSKALKAMAAAVQAGERDLAAIEARAMQTLTQRGWQPDYLVLRRRADLQAPSFGLHGEPLVALAAARLGSTRLIDNLEIEVLAA; translated from the coding sequence ATGCACATCGCACACACCATCGCCGAACTGCGCGACCATCTCTCGGCTTTCAAGCGCCCCGCTTTCGTCCCGACCATGGGCAACCTGCACGACGGCCATATCGCGCTGATCACGCAGGCCAAGCCGCTCGGCGACGTGACGGTAGCGAGCATCTTCGTCAACCGCCTGCAGTTCCTGCCGCACGAAGACTTCGACACCTACCCGCGCACCTGGGAAAGCGATTGCGCCAGGCTGCGCGACGCCGGCTGCGACGTGCTGTTCGCGCCCGACGAGAAGGCGCTCTACCCCGAGCCGCAGACCTGCAAGGTGCACCCCGATCCGGCGCTCGCCGACATCCTCGAAGGCCACTTTCGCCCCGGCTTCTTCATCGGCGTGTGCACGGTGGTGATGAAGCTCTTCACCTGCGTGCAGCCGCGTGTGGCGGTGTTCGGCAAGAAGGACTACCAGCAGCTGATGATGATCCGCCACATGGTGCGGCAGTTCGCGCTGCCCATCGAGATCGTGGGCAGCGAGACCTTCCGCGCCGACGACGGGCTCGCGCTCTCGTCGCGCAACGGCTACTTGAACGAGACCGAGCGTGCGGAAGCGGTGCAGCTGTCGAAGGCACTGAAGGCGATGGCCGCGGCGGTGCAAGCGGGCGAGCGCGATCTGGCCGCGATCGAAGCGCGGGCAATGCAGACACTCACGCAGCGCGGCTGGCAGCCGGACTATCTGGTGCTGCGGCGCCGCGCCGACCTTCAGGCGCCCTCCTTCGGCCTGCACGGCGAACCGCTGGTGGCGCTGGCCGCGGCACGGCTGGGAAGCACGCGACTGATCGACAACCTCGAGATCGAGGTGCTGGCTGCATGA
- the queE gene encoding 7-carboxy-7-deazaguanine synthase has product MTYSVKEIFYTLQGEGGQAGMPAVFCRFAGCNLWTGREEDRASAVCRFCDTDFVGTDGTLGGKFKSADQLADTIAAQWPANDAEHRLVVLTGGEPLLQVDAVLVDALHARRFRIAVESNGTVAAPEGIDWLCISPKAGAPWVQQRGQELKLVWPQTAFDLDTMARTGEFTHRFLQPMDGPDRVANTELCIAECMRQPAWRLSVQTHKITGIR; this is encoded by the coding sequence ATGACCTACAGCGTCAAGGAAATCTTCTACACGCTGCAAGGCGAAGGCGGCCAGGCGGGCATGCCGGCCGTGTTCTGCCGCTTTGCCGGGTGCAACCTCTGGACGGGGCGCGAGGAAGATCGCGCCAGTGCCGTCTGCCGTTTCTGCGACACCGATTTCGTCGGCACCGACGGCACGCTCGGCGGCAAGTTCAAGAGCGCCGACCAGCTCGCCGACACCATCGCCGCGCAGTGGCCTGCCAACGATGCCGAGCACCGGCTGGTGGTGCTGACCGGCGGCGAACCGCTGCTGCAGGTGGATGCGGTGCTGGTCGATGCGCTGCATGCGCGGCGCTTCCGCATCGCGGTCGAGAGCAACGGCACGGTCGCCGCGCCCGAAGGCATCGACTGGCTCTGCATCAGCCCCAAGGCCGGCGCGCCGTGGGTGCAGCAGCGCGGGCAGGAGCTCAAGCTGGTGTGGCCGCAGACCGCGTTCGACCTCGACACGATGGCGCGCACCGGCGAGTTCACGCACCGCTTCCTGCAACCCATGGACGGCCCCGACCGCGTGGCCAATACCGAACTCTGCATCGCC